The nucleotide sequence CCTCGATGGCGCACAGCACCGTGCCGCCGTGCTCGGCCCGCGCCGCCGCCATCGCCTCCAGGACACCCATCGGGCGCACCAGGTCGTCGGGCAGCAGCACGATCACGGCGTCTTCGTCGGGGGTCAGCACGGGCTCGACGCAGCTGATCGCGTGTCCCAGTCCCAGCGGTTCGGCCTGGACCACGGACTCGACCTTGATCAGCGCCGGCGCGCGGCGCACCTTGGCCAACATGGCCTGCTTGCCGCGCGCCTCCAGCGTGCCCTCGAGCACCAGGTCGTGGACGAAGTGCGCGACGACGCCGTCCTTGCCTTCGGAGGTGACGATCACCAGGCGTTCGGCCCCGGCCGCGGCCGCCTCCTCGGCGACCAACTCGATGCCGGGCGTGTCGACGACGGGCAGCAGCTCCTTGGGCACCGTCTTCGTCGCCGGCAGGAAACGCGTGCCGAGGCCGGCCGCGGGGACGATCGCCGTGAAGGGGATCGGGACTTCAGCTCGGCGTGACATCGTTCACACCATAACGCTCTGTGGACCCACTGCCTGGGTGTGACCCGGGGCTGTCATCGTTAAACCATGTCGAACCTGACCAAAGCAACCTTGCGGGAGCAGCTGATGCTGGCCCGCCGCGACGTTGCCGAGGAGGTTCGGGCCGCCGAGGCAAGCATGCTGGGCGAGCACGCGGAGGCGGTGGTGAGCCAGGGCAGCACGGTCTGCGCCTACGTGCCGGTGGGCACCGAGCCGGGGTCCGTCGAGCTGCTGGACAGGTTGCTGCGCCGAGCGGGGCGGGTGCTGCTGCCGGTTGCGCGGATCGCCGACGACAACACCCCCGCGCCGCTGCAATGGGCCGAGTACCGCCCGGGCGCGCTGACCCGCGGGCTCTGGGGGCTGCTCGAACCACCCGAACCCTGGCTGCCCGCGTCCGCTCTGGCCGAGGCCGACGTGGTGTTCGTGCCGGCGCTGGCGATTGATCGCCGCGGCGCGCGGCTGGGCCGGGGCCGCGGCTTCTATGACCGGTCGCTGCCGGGCCGCGATCCGCACGCGCGGCTGATCGCCGTGGTCCGCGATGACGAGCTGGTGCGGGAGTTGCCGGCCGAACCGCACGACGTCCCGATGACCGACGCGCTCACGCCGCGGCGCGGCATCGTCGCGCTGCCGATCCGGGAATGATCGCCATCACGTGGCGGTTCTAGCACTTGACGCGGTAGAGTGCTAATTCAGGTTTCACATCATCCGGAGGTTTTTGTGCCGACTTACAGCTATCAGTGCACCCAGTGCGCCGACCGCTTCGACGTTGTGCAAGCCTTCACCGACGACGCGCTGACCGAGTGCGAGAAGTGCTCCGGCCGGCTGCGCAAGCTCTTCGGCAAGGTCGGCGTCGTGTTCAAGGGCAGCGGCTTTTACCGGACCGACAGTCGCGAATCGGGCAAGAAATCGGCGGGCTCGAGCAACGGGTCGTCGGGCGGCGAGTCGGGGACGAGTTCGAGCTCCAGCGAGACCAAGACGTCGAGCTCTACCGAAAAGTCCGACAAATCGAGCAGCGGCAGCGGCAGCAGCAGCTCCACGCCGGCCACGGCGGCGGCCTCGAGCTAACCGGTTATCCACAGCGCGCCGCCCGACGGGCGTTGTCGCCATCGCACGCCGCCTAGCGTGTGCAGCGTGGCCGAACCCTCACTGAACCCAACCCTGGTCACCCGGATAGCGGTGTGGTTGCGCCCGGATTGGACGCGCACCGTCGCGTTCCGGCGGGTGGCCGCCGCCGTGCTGGTGGTGTTGGCGGGCGTGGCCACGTTGCGGTCGAATCCCGACGATGATCGTGCCGACGTGGTGGTCGCCGCGCGCGACCTGCCGCCCGGCACCGCGCTGGCTTCCGACGATGTCCGACTCGAAACACGTTCGGCCACAACGGTTCCCGATGGGTCACGCACCGAGCTAAGCGCGGTGGTCGGATCCACACTGGCCAGCCCGACACGGCGCGGCGAGGTGCTCACCGACGTGCGGCTGCTGGGCAGCCGGCTGGCCGAGTTAACCGCCGGGCCCGGCGCCCGCATCGTCCCCCTGCACCTGGCGGACAGCGCGCTGATCGACCTGATTCGGGTCGGCGACGTCGTCGACGTGCTGGCGGCGCCGGCCAACGACGCCCCGGGCGCTGCCCCGGCGAGCAGCAAGGCGGCGGCCACCTTGCTAGCTACCGACGCCGTCGTTGTCCTCGTGTCGGCCAAGGAGAAAGCCCAGTCCGCCGGGGGTGACCGCGTAGTGTTGGTTGCGCTTCCGGCTCGCCTGGCGAACACGGTGGCAGGTTCGGCGTTGGGTCAAACGGTAACCCTGATCCTGCACTGAGCACTCTGCGTCCAGACCAGAAAGGACCTCCGCATGTTCAAAGGGTTCAAGGAGTTTCTCTCGCGGGGCAACATCGTCGACCTCGCCGTCGCGGTCGTCATCGGCACGGCGTTCACCGCGTTGGTCACCAAGTTCACCGACAGCATTATCACGCCGCTGATCAACCGGGTCGGCGTCAACCAGAACTCCAACGTCGGCGTCTTGCGGATCGGCATCGGCGGGGGTCAGACGATCGACCTCAACATCCTGCTGTCGGCGGCGATCAACTTCTTTCTGGTTGCGTTCGTGGTCTATTTCTTCGTCGTGCTGCCCTACAACACGCTGCGCAAGCGCGGTGAGGTCGAGCAGGCGGACGACGCGCAGATCGTGCTGCTGACCGAAATCCGCGACCTACTCTCGCAAGGCAACGGGGCATCCTCGTCGGGCAAGCACGGGGGAACCGCCCACACCCCGCCGCCGGAGCACGGGCCCCGCGCCGACGCCGAAGGCTAGATTTCCAGGCTCGACAACTGCCCGATGATCTGAGCGGCCAACGGGTTTAGCGTCGCCATCCCGTCGCGCACCGCATACCGGGATCCGGCGAGGTTGACCACCAGCGTGCTTCCCGACACACCCGCCAGACCGCGGGACAGTGCGGCGTCGGTGATGCCCGCGGACAGCCCCGAGGCGCGGATGGCTTCGGCGATCCCGAGGATCTCGCGATCGAGGATGTCGCGGGTAGCTTCCGGGGTGACGTCACGAGGTGTCACCCCGGTGCCGCCCACCGAGACCACCAGGTCCACGCCGCCGAT is from Mycobacterium conspicuum and encodes:
- a CDS encoding UTP--glucose-1-phosphate uridylyltransferase; translated protein: MSRRAEVPIPFTAIVPAAGLGTRFLPATKTVPKELLPVVDTPGIELVAEEAAAAGAERLVIVTSEGKDGVVAHFVHDLVLEGTLEARGKQAMLAKVRRAPALIKVESVVQAEPLGLGHAISCVEPVLTPDEDAVIVLLPDDLVRPMGVLEAMAAARAEHGGTVLCAIEVAAEEISAYGVFDVEPVAEGDAAGGPDVLKVKGMVEKPKPEDAPSLYAAAGRYVLDRAIFDALRRIERGVGGEVQLTDAIALLISEGHPVHVVVHRGSRHDLGNPGGYLKAAVDFALDRDDYGPELRRWLVARLGLTEQ
- the mscL gene encoding large-conductance mechanosensitive channel protein MscL; translation: MFKGFKEFLSRGNIVDLAVAVVIGTAFTALVTKFTDSIITPLINRVGVNQNSNVGVLRIGIGGGQTIDLNILLSAAINFFLVAFVVYFFVVLPYNTLRKRGEVEQADDAQIVLLTEIRDLLSQGNGASSSGKHGGTAHTPPPEHGPRADAEG
- a CDS encoding FmdB family zinc ribbon protein encodes the protein MPTYSYQCTQCADRFDVVQAFTDDALTECEKCSGRLRKLFGKVGVVFKGSGFYRTDSRESGKKSAGSSNGSSGGESGTSSSSSETKTSSSTEKSDKSSSGSGSSSSTPATAAASS
- a CDS encoding SAF domain-containing protein — translated: MAEPSLNPTLVTRIAVWLRPDWTRTVAFRRVAAAVLVVLAGVATLRSNPDDDRADVVVAARDLPPGTALASDDVRLETRSATTVPDGSRTELSAVVGSTLASPTRRGEVLTDVRLLGSRLAELTAGPGARIVPLHLADSALIDLIRVGDVVDVLAAPANDAPGAAPASSKAAATLLATDAVVVLVSAKEKAQSAGGDRVVLVALPARLANTVAGSALGQTVTLILH
- a CDS encoding MogA/MoaB family molybdenum cofactor biosynthesis protein, with amino-acid sequence MRVDAPFNKHRSDRGYTVAPMEKVAELVVGRALVVVVDDRTAHGDEDHSGPLVTELLTEAGFVVDGVVAVEADEIEIRNALNTAVIGGVDLVVSVGGTGVTPRDVTPEATRDILDREILGIAEAIRASGLSAGITDAALSRGLAGVSGSTLVVNLAGSRYAVRDGMATLNPLAAQIIGQLSSLEI
- a CDS encoding 5-formyltetrahydrofolate cyclo-ligase — protein: MSNLTKATLREQLMLARRDVAEEVRAAEASMLGEHAEAVVSQGSTVCAYVPVGTEPGSVELLDRLLRRAGRVLLPVARIADDNTPAPLQWAEYRPGALTRGLWGLLEPPEPWLPASALAEADVVFVPALAIDRRGARLGRGRGFYDRSLPGRDPHARLIAVVRDDELVRELPAEPHDVPMTDALTPRRGIVALPIRE